One Paraburkholderia agricolaris genomic region harbors:
- a CDS encoding aspartate:alanine exchanger family transporter has protein sequence MDFLKTLLEQQPLMTLFLTIAVGYFVGEINIKGFSLGVGAVLFVALAAGWFAPKSAPAPMIGTLGLSLFLYTVGVQYGKQFFLGLTSAAGRRANILALIGVLCAGAASFAIQRIMHLNPGYALGLFSGSGTSTAALQAAIASLGTEDAAVGYSVSYPFGVAGPILLLYLAFAILAPKIRTASNTGLEILEIALRNPVFSGKTLGETVAALPANVQIVAVRSAHHNAPATPELVLTENDVVLAVSPEKDALAEARKRLGEAAPGRVLRDRGDLDYLRVFASRANVVGRTLGELKMPDGSIVAHVRRGDADVMPNPDLILEYGDRVGLLTQRAAFPALRTFFGDSIKGTAEFSYISVGLGMALGFLVGAIQIPLPGLGKLALGLCGVLIVALVLGKLRRTGSVNWTMPLPANLVLRNLGLTIFLAQVGMASGPKFAATVSQTGLLMLALGAIVLLALGVPVLILGLLVYRLPYDEVAGIVAGACGNPAILAFANKLTATDKPDIGYAMIFPAMTIVKILFVDVAARLW, from the coding sequence GTGGATTTCCTGAAGACGCTTCTCGAGCAGCAGCCTTTAATGACGTTGTTCCTTACCATCGCGGTAGGTTATTTCGTCGGCGAAATCAATATCAAAGGGTTTTCACTTGGCGTCGGCGCTGTGTTGTTCGTTGCACTCGCCGCCGGCTGGTTCGCGCCAAAATCGGCACCTGCACCGATGATCGGCACGCTCGGCTTGTCGCTCTTCCTCTACACGGTCGGCGTGCAGTACGGCAAACAGTTTTTCCTCGGGCTGACCAGCGCCGCCGGCCGGCGTGCGAACATTCTCGCGTTGATCGGCGTGCTATGCGCGGGGGCAGCGAGCTTCGCGATTCAGAGAATCATGCACCTGAATCCGGGCTATGCACTCGGTCTCTTCTCCGGTTCGGGCACCAGCACGGCTGCGTTGCAGGCGGCCATTGCAAGCCTCGGCACCGAAGACGCAGCAGTCGGCTATTCGGTATCCTACCCATTTGGCGTGGCTGGTCCGATCCTGTTGCTCTATCTGGCGTTCGCGATCCTCGCGCCGAAGATCAGAACGGCCTCCAACACCGGCCTTGAAATCCTCGAAATCGCGCTGCGCAATCCTGTTTTCAGCGGCAAGACGCTCGGCGAGACGGTTGCCGCCCTACCCGCCAACGTACAGATCGTCGCGGTACGCAGCGCGCATCACAACGCGCCGGCCACGCCTGAACTCGTGCTGACTGAGAACGATGTGGTGCTCGCCGTCAGTCCGGAAAAAGATGCGCTCGCCGAAGCCCGCAAGCGGCTCGGCGAAGCAGCCCCTGGACGGGTTCTGCGAGACCGTGGCGATCTCGACTATCTGCGTGTGTTCGCGTCGCGGGCGAATGTAGTGGGCCGCACACTCGGCGAACTGAAGATGCCGGACGGTTCGATCGTCGCGCATGTGCGGCGCGGCGACGCGGACGTCATGCCAAACCCCGATCTCATCCTCGAATACGGCGATCGTGTTGGCTTGCTGACACAGCGCGCGGCGTTTCCGGCATTGCGGACCTTCTTTGGCGATTCGATCAAGGGCACCGCCGAGTTCAGCTACATTTCGGTCGGTCTGGGGATGGCGCTGGGTTTTCTGGTCGGGGCGATCCAGATTCCGCTGCCGGGTCTGGGCAAGCTCGCGCTCGGCCTATGCGGCGTGTTGATCGTGGCGCTCGTGTTAGGCAAACTGCGCCGAACCGGCAGCGTCAACTGGACGATGCCGCTGCCCGCGAACCTCGTGCTGCGCAACCTCGGGCTGACGATTTTTCTTGCGCAGGTCGGCATGGCGTCAGGGCCGAAGTTCGCCGCAACTGTCTCGCAGACCGGATTGCTGATGCTTGCGCTTGGTGCGATCGTGCTCCTCGCGCTGGGCGTGCCGGTTCTGATCCTGGGCCTCCTGGTGTACCGGCTGCCCTACGACGAAGTGGCGGGTATCGTCGCCGGCGCCTGTGGTAATCCGGCGATCCTTGCTTTCGCCAATAAGCTCACGGCGACCGACAAGCCGGACATCGGCTACGCGATGATCTTTCCGGCTATGACGATCGTGAAGATACTGTTTGTGGATGTTGCGGCGAGGTTATGGTGA
- a CDS encoding 3-hydroxyacyl-CoA dehydrogenase NAD-binding domain-containing protein, which produces MTPTPSADVVTRELRGKVLLVTIDHPPVNALSADVRRGLLAAIEAAETDKAVEAVLIVGAGRNFIAGADIREFGKPPVPPSLPDVCNQIEACSKPVVAAIHGAALGGGLEVALAAHYRLAVDGAKLGLPEVQLGLLPGAGGTQRTPRLVGAQAALDLILSGRHAGAKEALALGLIDRLGSSDDILAEGLAYVHELLAAHAPVRRTRDAAALSDRAASLAAVTAARAETAKKSRGLFSPLKIVDAVQAAVEQTFEDGLRLERKLFLECLDSPQRAGLIHAFFAEREVLKAPETRDAKPRALNRIGVVGGGTMGAGIAVAVLDAGLPVTMIERDDASLARGRAHIEKVYDGLIAKGRMTAEKKADVMTRWQGSTSYDALADADLVIEAVFEDLSVKQAVFAELDRVCKAGSVLATNTSYLDIDAIASSISRPADVIGLHFFSPANIMKLLEVVVPKQVSADVVATAFELAKKLRKTPVRAGVCDGFIGNRVLAVYRSAADAMMEDGASPYQIDAAVRAFGFPMGPFQVVDLAGGDIGWATRKRRAATRNPDARYVQIADRLCERGWFGQKTGRGFYLYPEGSRTGTPDPEVEAIIEAERERAGVTPRTFTDEEIIRRYMAVMINEGANVVHEGIALRPLDVDVTFLYGYGFPRYRGGPMKYADTVGLATVLADIREFAREDPLFWRASPLLVDLVERGADFASLNQTA; this is translated from the coding sequence ATGACCCCCACCCCTTCCGCCGACGTTGTCACGCGCGAACTGCGCGGCAAAGTCCTGCTGGTCACCATCGACCATCCGCCGGTCAACGCGCTGTCCGCCGACGTGCGGCGCGGCCTGCTCGCCGCCATCGAAGCCGCGGAGACCGACAAGGCCGTCGAGGCGGTGCTGATCGTCGGCGCCGGGCGCAATTTCATCGCGGGTGCGGATATTCGCGAGTTCGGCAAGCCGCCGGTGCCGCCTTCGCTGCCGGACGTGTGCAATCAAATCGAAGCGTGTTCGAAGCCGGTGGTGGCCGCGATCCACGGCGCCGCGCTCGGTGGCGGGCTGGAAGTGGCCCTCGCGGCACACTACCGGCTTGCCGTGGATGGCGCGAAGCTCGGTTTGCCCGAGGTACAGCTCGGCCTGCTGCCGGGCGCGGGTGGCACACAGCGCACGCCGCGCCTGGTCGGCGCGCAGGCGGCCCTTGACCTGATCCTGAGCGGCCGCCATGCCGGCGCGAAGGAAGCGCTCGCGCTCGGCCTCATCGACCGGCTCGGCAGCAGCGACGACATCCTCGCAGAAGGCCTCGCCTATGTGCACGAACTACTGGCCGCTCACGCGCCGGTACGCCGCACGCGCGACGCCGCCGCACTAAGCGACCGCGCCGCGAGCCTCGCCGCCGTCACCGCGGCGCGCGCGGAAACGGCGAAGAAATCGCGTGGCCTGTTCTCTCCGCTCAAGATCGTCGATGCCGTGCAAGCGGCTGTCGAACAAACATTCGAAGACGGCCTGCGGCTCGAGCGCAAACTGTTCCTGGAATGCCTCGATAGCCCGCAGCGCGCCGGCCTGATTCACGCGTTCTTTGCCGAACGCGAGGTGCTCAAGGCGCCGGAAACACGCGACGCAAAGCCACGCGCACTGAACCGGATCGGCGTAGTGGGCGGCGGCACCATGGGCGCGGGTATCGCCGTCGCCGTGCTCGATGCCGGCTTGCCCGTAACGATGATCGAACGCGACGACGCGTCGCTCGCACGCGGCCGCGCGCACATCGAAAAGGTCTACGACGGCCTGATCGCCAAAGGCCGCATGACTGCTGAGAAGAAAGCGGACGTGATGACGCGCTGGCAGGGCAGCACCTCGTACGACGCGCTCGCCGACGCCGATCTGGTGATCGAAGCCGTATTCGAGGACCTGTCGGTGAAACAAGCCGTATTCGCTGAACTCGACCGTGTCTGCAAAGCCGGCTCGGTGCTCGCCACCAACACGTCGTATCTCGACATCGACGCGATTGCCTCCAGCATTTCGCGCCCCGCGGACGTGATCGGCCTGCACTTCTTCTCGCCCGCCAACATCATGAAGCTGCTGGAAGTGGTCGTGCCGAAGCAGGTCAGCGCAGACGTGGTGGCCACGGCCTTCGAACTCGCGAAGAAGCTGCGCAAGACACCGGTGCGGGCCGGCGTGTGCGACGGCTTTATCGGCAATCGCGTGCTGGCGGTGTATCGCAGCGCGGCGGACGCGATGATGGAAGACGGTGCGTCGCCCTATCAGATCGATGCGGCCGTGCGTGCGTTCGGCTTCCCGATGGGCCCGTTCCAGGTAGTCGATCTGGCGGGCGGCGACATTGGCTGGGCCACGCGCAAGCGGCGCGCCGCCACCCGCAACCCCGACGCACGCTACGTGCAGATCGCCGACCGTCTTTGCGAACGCGGCTGGTTCGGCCAGAAGACCGGCCGTGGTTTCTATCTGTACCCCGAAGGTTCGCGCACCGGCACGCCCGACCCCGAGGTCGAAGCCATCATCGAAGCCGAGCGTGAGCGCGCCGGCGTCACGCCGCGTACGTTCACCGACGAAGAAATCATCCGCCGTTACATGGCCGTCATGATCAACGAAGGGGCAAACGTCGTGCACGAAGGCATCGCGCTGCGCCCGCTCGACGTCGACGTAACCTTCCTCTATGGCTACGGTTTTCCGCGCTATCGTGGCGGCCCGATGAAATACGCCGATACGGTTGGTCTCGCCACGGTTCTCGCCGACATTCGCGAGTTCGCGAGAGAAGACCCGCTCTTCTGGCGCGCGTCGCCGTTGCTGGTCGACCTGGTCGAACGCGGCGCCGATTTCGCGAGCCTCAACCAGACAGCTTGA
- a CDS encoding acyl-CoA dehydrogenase family protein produces MNFQHTEDRRMLADTLNRFITEQYRFETRDRIARSPEGFSTDLWNRFAELGIVGALFDEADGGFGGGGFDIAVVFECLGRGLVVEPFLDTLMVGQAIAHGGNETQKATLGDLIDGSRIVALAHGEPDGHYELSRVTTRAERNGNQWKLSGAKAVVQQGENAALFLVSARTAGAEDEEAGITLFLVPRDAAGVSVRGYRKIDGGRAAEVTFDNVTLSDDAILGMTGEGFATLEYAISCGVLALCSEAVGAMDVAKDYTLEYLRTRKQFGVPIGSFQALQHRMADLLLEIEQARSAVINGAAALESERTVRERAISAAKYSIGRIGALVAEECIQLHGGIGMTWELPLAHYAKRLVMIDHQLGDEDHHLERYIALGKG; encoded by the coding sequence ATGAATTTTCAGCACACCGAAGACCGCCGCATGCTGGCGGATACGCTCAACCGCTTCATCACGGAGCAATACAGGTTCGAAACCCGCGACCGGATTGCACGCTCGCCCGAAGGCTTTAGCACCGACCTATGGAATCGATTTGCGGAACTCGGCATTGTCGGCGCGTTGTTCGATGAAGCGGATGGCGGTTTTGGCGGCGGCGGTTTCGATATCGCGGTCGTATTCGAATGTCTGGGTCGCGGACTCGTGGTCGAGCCGTTTCTCGATACGCTCATGGTCGGCCAGGCAATCGCCCATGGCGGCAATGAAACGCAAAAGGCCACGCTGGGCGATCTGATCGACGGCTCCCGCATCGTGGCGCTCGCGCATGGCGAGCCGGACGGCCACTACGAACTCTCACGCGTAACGACACGCGCGGAACGCAACGGGAACCAGTGGAAGCTTAGCGGCGCGAAAGCGGTGGTCCAGCAAGGCGAGAACGCTGCCCTCTTTCTCGTCTCGGCACGCACAGCCGGTGCTGAAGATGAAGAAGCCGGCATCACCCTCTTTCTCGTCCCGCGCGACGCAGCAGGTGTCAGCGTGCGCGGCTACCGCAAGATCGACGGCGGCCGTGCAGCCGAGGTCACGTTCGACAATGTCACGCTGAGTGATGACGCCATACTCGGTATGACGGGTGAAGGTTTTGCGACGCTCGAATACGCGATCAGTTGCGGCGTGCTTGCCTTGTGCTCCGAAGCGGTGGGCGCGATGGATGTCGCGAAAGATTACACGCTCGAGTATCTGCGCACACGCAAGCAGTTCGGCGTGCCGATCGGCAGCTTCCAGGCCTTGCAGCATCGGATGGCCGATCTGCTGCTCGAGATCGAACAGGCACGCTCGGCGGTGATCAACGGCGCGGCAGCGCTTGAGTCTGAACGCACGGTGCGGGAACGCGCCATTTCAGCGGCAAAGTACAGCATTGGCAGGATTGGCGCGTTGGTCGCCGAGGAGTGCATTCAACTGCATGGCGGTATCGGCATGACATGGGAGTTGCCACTGGCTCACTATGCAAAACGCCTCGTGATGATCGACCATCAACTGGGCGATGAAGATCACCATCTCGAACGGTATATCGCACTCGGCAAAGGTTGA
- a CDS encoding phosphodiester glycosidase family protein, which translates to MLRTMIVSLALLTATAAPLAGCGSDSLSDSPHDNRSSSPWQPAAEAWHLPAAELPLGPSALPEARTTTQLTRGLTYYHIARGQTASTDFWTVTVEFAATQSAAAPAAAAMAAAGYQVRYDSAGFAPDGSALGFNVSIGQYAIQADAQAVALAIAKATGRKYRPTVRNTGTDGNATSTGPWLVNILAVSPTFKGNLQNVIAGGNETDVGGMLGVGGETPQATAARLGGIAAINAGFWSTNAGATGVELKGAASTIVSNGKLEGMAANGEAGVSFTQVNGQPSVVFLPNLSTTVTLANAAGASTQIVGVNRSILGQIYNCGSPGALPASGRAHDYTCTNYDDLVLYDGNFNGGRTSSVTVDAGYSGLTYAMLVDSAGQVVSGSAVLGAAPPQGGYVLQGLGTSATWLQQNATPGTMLNITPRVQSNDTAVTLSPGMSLAAAGPILLPAATVRQRAVAQGWSPNYAGVDRSGFYWGWFNARSPRTMIGKAPDGTILMVEVDGRQPGLALGTTIQETADVMQWLGAISAVNLDGGGSSAMIVNGANVGHPSDNWPSNPTQRAVASSLVLIAN; encoded by the coding sequence ATGCTTCGTACCATGATCGTAAGCCTGGCGCTGCTCACCGCAACCGCGGCACCACTAGCGGGCTGTGGAAGTGACAGTCTGAGCGACAGCCCGCATGACAATCGCAGCAGCAGTCCATGGCAACCCGCCGCTGAGGCCTGGCATTTGCCCGCAGCGGAACTGCCGCTCGGTCCATCTGCGCTACCGGAAGCCCGTACGACAACCCAGTTGACGCGCGGCTTAACGTACTATCACATCGCGCGCGGTCAAACGGCGAGTACCGATTTCTGGACAGTCACGGTGGAATTCGCCGCGACGCAGAGTGCCGCGGCACCGGCGGCGGCGGCAATGGCCGCGGCGGGCTATCAGGTTCGCTACGATTCAGCGGGCTTCGCTCCCGACGGCTCAGCCCTCGGCTTCAATGTGTCAATCGGGCAGTATGCGATCCAGGCCGATGCGCAAGCAGTCGCGCTTGCGATAGCCAAAGCGACCGGCCGCAAGTATCGGCCCACGGTGCGCAACACCGGAACCGACGGCAACGCCACGTCGACCGGACCTTGGCTCGTGAACATTCTAGCCGTCTCGCCGACGTTTAAAGGCAACCTCCAGAACGTCATCGCCGGTGGTAACGAGACGGACGTCGGTGGCATGCTAGGGGTGGGTGGCGAAACGCCTCAAGCGACTGCCGCGCGCCTGGGCGGTATCGCCGCAATCAATGCCGGGTTCTGGTCGACCAATGCTGGCGCTACGGGTGTCGAGTTGAAGGGCGCGGCCAGTACGATCGTGTCCAACGGCAAGCTCGAAGGTATGGCCGCAAACGGAGAAGCCGGTGTGTCATTCACGCAGGTCAACGGGCAGCCGAGCGTGGTCTTTTTACCCAACCTGTCGACCACGGTTACGCTCGCCAACGCGGCAGGCGCGAGCACCCAGATCGTTGGGGTCAACCGGTCGATCCTCGGTCAAATATACAATTGCGGCAGTCCGGGCGCATTACCCGCATCGGGGCGTGCTCACGATTACACCTGCACCAACTACGACGACCTCGTCCTGTACGACGGCAATTTCAACGGCGGCCGCACATCGTCGGTCACTGTCGATGCGGGCTATAGCGGCCTGACCTATGCGATGCTCGTCGACAGTGCCGGCCAGGTCGTGTCGGGGAGCGCAGTGTTGGGTGCAGCGCCGCCTCAGGGCGGCTATGTGCTGCAGGGCCTTGGGACGAGCGCTACGTGGTTGCAGCAGAACGCAACGCCCGGCACGATGCTGAACATCACACCGCGTGTCCAGTCGAACGACACGGCCGTGACGCTGTCGCCCGGCATGTCGCTCGCAGCCGCCGGTCCAATCTTGTTGCCCGCGGCGACGGTTCGGCAAAGAGCTGTCGCGCAGGGCTGGTCGCCCAACTATGCCGGCGTCGATCGATCCGGTTTCTATTGGGGGTGGTTCAACGCACGCAGTCCGCGCACAATGATCGGCAAGGCCCCCGATGGCACCATCCTGATGGTCGAGGTCGATGGACGGCAGCCCGGTCTTGCATTGGGGACAACCATCCAGGAGACGGCGGACGTCATGCAGTGGCTTGGCGCAATATCGGCCGTCAATCTCGATGGCGGTGGTTCAAGTGCGATGATCGTCAACGGCGCGAACGTCGGTCACCCCTCTGACAACTGGCCATCTAATCCGACGCAGCGAGCTGTCGCGTCTTCGCTGGTATTGATCGCCAACTAG
- a CDS encoding acyl-CoA dehydrogenase family protein — MDLNFTPDEEAFRADVQRFLHDKLPQRLAVKVHGGRRLTRDDMAEWHAILNAQGWLANHWPKEYGGPGWNAVQKFIFENECALAGAPRVVPFGVNMLGPVLIKYGNEAQKQHWLPRILDGSDWWCQGYSEPGAGSDLASVKTTAIRGSDAQGEHYIVNGQKTWTTLGHYANMIFCLVRSATDVRKQEGISLLLIDMNTPGVEVRPIITLDGEHEVNEVFFTDVRVPVENLVGEENKGWTYAKYLLTYERTNIAGVGFSVAAFNRLRKIAAKQRRNGRPLADDPSFAARMARVEIDLENMKTTNLRVIAAVAGGGVPGAESSMLKIRGTEIRQEISSLTRRAMGPYAQPFVEEALYDGFEGTPVGPDEAASAASLYFNNRKLSIFGGSNEIQKNIISKMILGL, encoded by the coding sequence ATGGATCTGAACTTCACGCCTGACGAAGAGGCTTTTCGCGCCGACGTACAGCGCTTTTTGCACGACAAGCTCCCGCAACGGCTCGCCGTCAAGGTACACGGCGGCCGCCGTCTCACACGCGACGACATGGCCGAATGGCACGCGATTCTCAACGCGCAAGGCTGGCTCGCCAATCATTGGCCGAAGGAGTACGGCGGCCCAGGCTGGAACGCCGTGCAGAAATTTATCTTCGAGAACGAATGCGCGTTGGCGGGTGCGCCGCGTGTCGTGCCGTTCGGCGTCAACATGCTCGGGCCGGTATTGATCAAATACGGCAACGAGGCGCAAAAACAGCACTGGTTGCCACGCATTCTCGACGGCTCCGACTGGTGGTGCCAAGGCTACTCGGAACCGGGCGCGGGCTCGGACCTCGCCTCGGTCAAGACCACCGCGATACGCGGCAGCGACGCGCAAGGCGAGCACTACATCGTCAACGGTCAGAAAACATGGACCACGCTCGGCCACTACGCGAACATGATCTTCTGCCTCGTGCGCAGCGCGACCGACGTGCGCAAGCAGGAAGGCATCAGCTTACTGCTGATCGACATGAATACGCCCGGTGTCGAAGTGCGCCCGATCATCACGCTCGACGGCGAGCACGAAGTCAACGAGGTGTTTTTCACGGACGTCCGCGTGCCCGTCGAGAACCTCGTGGGCGAAGAAAACAAGGGCTGGACCTACGCCAAATATCTGCTCACGTACGAGCGGACCAATATCGCGGGCGTCGGCTTCTCGGTGGCCGCCTTCAACCGGCTGCGCAAGATCGCTGCGAAACAGCGGCGCAACGGCAGGCCGCTGGCGGATGATCCGTCGTTTGCCGCCCGCATGGCGCGCGTCGAGATCGATCTGGAGAACATGAAGACCACCAACCTGCGCGTGATCGCAGCAGTAGCCGGCGGCGGTGTGCCGGGTGCCGAAAGTTCAATGCTGAAGATTCGCGGCACCGAGATCCGCCAGGAAATCTCTTCGCTGACGCGCCGCGCGATGGGACCGTATGCGCAGCCGTTTGTCGAGGAAGCCTTGTACGACGGTTTCGAAGGCACGCCGGTCGGCCCCGACGAAGCGGCAAGCGCTGCGTCGCTTTACTTCAATAACCGCAAGCTGTCGATCTTCGGCGGCTCCAACGAAATCCAGAAGAACATCATTTCCAAAATGATCCTGGGACTTTAA